In Kineococcus sp. NBC_00420, a single genomic region encodes these proteins:
- a CDS encoding S9 family peptidase, which produces MPRATDPVTGPATGPFADLDSFLALPRLSGLALSPDGSRLVTTVATLDRERTRWRGALWEVDPTGGRPAHRLTRGSAAEGAPAFVADGTLLFTSARPDPDAESKDDAPAALWALPVSGEARAVGSRPGGVATPLTARRGDRVVVTSSTLPGSDDATEGPTSDAARRTARKDAGVNAILHAGYPVRYWDSDLGPDEPRYLTADVPSESAAGERDACRWRDLTPTPGRRYDEASAALTPDGRELLTTETVFSGHGTQYVRVVAIATDDGSVRVVAEDPELEFGALSVSPDGRWVAAVAESVSTPTLPPRLRLVVVPFDGSAPARDVVVDWDVWGAAPQWGPGSDELFLAVDDHGAAPVFRVALADGSRTRLSGDAGAYGSLQVSPDGAHVFAVRSAVDAPPAVVRLDARVAGQEPVVLRGPTTVPDLPGSLTEVTATALDGSPLRAWLALPAGAGDAAPAPLLLWIHGGPLGSWNAWSWRWNPWLAVARGYAVLLPDPGLSTGYGAEFLARGWGGWGDQPYTDLMAVTDAALERPDLDAARTAAMGGSFGGYMANWIAGHTDRFRAIVTHASLFALDQFGPTTDAAWYWSREMTQQMQAANDPAAHAAKIVTPMLVIHGDKDYRVPIGEGLRLWWTLNQQWSGDPAELPHRFLYFPDENHWVLTPGHTALWYETVFAFLATHVHGVPFRTPELLR; this is translated from the coding sequence GTGCCCCGTGCCACCGATCCCGTCACCGGTCCTGCCACCGGACCCTTCGCCGACCTCGACTCCTTCCTCGCCCTGCCCCGCCTCAGCGGGCTGGCCCTGTCGCCGGACGGCTCGCGGCTGGTGACGACGGTCGCCACGCTCGACCGCGAACGCACCCGGTGGCGCGGGGCGCTCTGGGAGGTCGATCCCACGGGAGGACGACCGGCCCACCGGCTGACCCGGGGTTCCGCCGCGGAGGGGGCACCGGCGTTCGTCGCCGACGGCACGTTGCTGTTCACCTCCGCACGTCCGGACCCGGACGCCGAGTCGAAGGACGACGCCCCGGCGGCGTTGTGGGCCCTGCCGGTCAGCGGGGAGGCACGAGCCGTCGGGTCGCGCCCGGGAGGCGTCGCGACCCCGCTCACCGCGCGCCGGGGGGACCGCGTGGTGGTCACGTCGTCGACGCTGCCGGGGTCCGACGACGCGACCGAGGGTCCGACGTCGGACGCCGCCCGGCGCACGGCCCGCAAGGACGCCGGCGTCAACGCCATCCTGCACGCGGGCTACCCCGTGCGGTACTGGGACAGCGACCTCGGACCGGACGAACCGCGCTACCTGACGGCCGACGTCCCGTCTGAGTCTGCTGCGGGAGAACGGGATGCGTGTCGTTGGCGGGACCTCACACCGACGCCGGGACGCCGCTACGACGAGGCCTCGGCCGCGCTGACCCCCGACGGCCGGGAACTCCTCACCACCGAGACGGTGTTCAGCGGGCACGGGACGCAGTACGTCCGCGTCGTGGCGATCGCCACCGACGACGGTTCCGTCCGCGTCGTCGCCGAGGACCCCGAACTGGAGTTCGGAGCGCTGTCGGTGTCCCCGGACGGTCGCTGGGTAGCCGCGGTCGCGGAGTCGGTCTCCACGCCGACGCTGCCGCCCCGCCTGCGGCTGGTCGTCGTGCCCTTCGACGGTTCGGCCCCGGCCCGCGACGTCGTCGTCGACTGGGACGTGTGGGGTGCCGCGCCGCAGTGGGGGCCGGGTTCCGACGAACTCTTCCTCGCCGTCGACGACCACGGCGCCGCACCGGTGTTCCGGGTGGCGCTCGCCGACGGGTCCCGGACCCGGCTGAGCGGTGACGCGGGCGCCTACGGGTCGTTGCAGGTCTCCCCCGACGGCGCGCACGTCTTCGCGGTGCGCTCCGCCGTCGACGCCCCGCCCGCGGTCGTGCGCCTCGACGCGCGGGTGGCCGGTCAGGAACCGGTCGTCCTCCGCGGGCCGACCACGGTGCCCGACCTGCCCGGATCGCTCACCGAGGTCACCGCGACCGCGCTCGACGGCAGCCCGCTGCGGGCGTGGCTCGCGCTCCCGGCCGGGGCGGGCGACGCCGCACCGGCACCGCTGTTGCTGTGGATCCACGGCGGTCCGCTCGGGTCGTGGAACGCGTGGTCGTGGCGGTGGAACCCGTGGTTGGCCGTCGCCCGCGGCTACGCGGTCCTGCTGCCCGACCCCGGGTTGTCGACGGGCTACGGCGCGGAGTTCCTGGCCCGCGGGTGGGGCGGCTGGGGCGATCAGCCCTACACCGACCTGATGGCGGTGACGGACGCGGCGCTCGAGCGTCCCGACCTCGACGCCGCCCGGACGGCCGCGATGGGCGGGTCCTTCGGCGGTTACATGGCGAACTGGATCGCCGGTCACACCGACCGGTTCCGCGCGATCGTCACCCACGCCAGCCTGTTCGCGCTCGACCAGTTCGGCCCGACCACGGACGCGGCCTGGTACTGGTCGCGGGAGATGACCCAGCAGATGCAGGCGGCCAACGACCCCGCCGCGCACGCCGCGAAGATCGTGACGCCGATGCTCGTCATCCACGGGGACAAGGACTACCGCGTCCCCATCGGCGAGGGTCTGCGGTTGTGGTGGACCCTGAACCAGCAGTGGAGCGGTGACCCGGCCGAGCTGCCGCACCGGTTCCTCTACTTCCCCGACGAGAACCACTGGGTGCTCACCCCGGGCCACACGGCGCTCTGGTACGAGACGGTGTTCGCGTTCCTCGCGACCCACGTGCACGGGGTGCCGTTCCGGACGCCGGAGCTGCTGCGGTGA
- a CDS encoding VOC family protein: MTITTTGISHLRLTVRDLAASRHFYDTLFGWDVAVEMPADADEATREQLWFLFGGIIYDSPSGLFGLRPVAPGSDGFSPDRVGLDHLSLSVASRADLDAAVEVLDSLGAPHGAVKDIGSMFLLEFRDPDGIALELAAPKA; this comes from the coding sequence GTGACCATCACCACCACCGGCATCAGCCACCTCCGCCTCACCGTCCGCGACCTCGCCGCGTCGCGGCACTTCTACGACACCCTCTTCGGCTGGGACGTCGCGGTGGAGATGCCCGCGGACGCCGACGAGGCGACCCGCGAACAGCTCTGGTTCCTCTTCGGCGGGATCATCTACGACTCCCCGAGCGGGCTCTTCGGGTTGCGTCCCGTCGCACCCGGGAGCGACGGGTTCTCCCCGGACCGGGTCGGACTGGACCACCTGTCACTGTCGGTGGCCTCCCGCGCCGACCTCGACGCGGCGGTCGAGGTGCTCGACTCCCTCGGCGCGCCGCACGGTGCGGTGAAGGACATCGGGTCGATGTTCCTCCTGGAGTTCCGCGACCCCGACGGGATCGCGCTGGAGCTGGCGGCACCCAAGGCCTGA
- a CDS encoding LysR family transcriptional regulator: MESRELRHFVAVAEELSFTRAAARLGMAQPPLSQSVARFERRLGTQLFVRGARRAPTLTPAGRVLLREGRRILEALDEAEHLVRSLEHEVEPLRVGCIPSVMSGVMPQVVPQFQLERPRGGIYLYEIEERQLLDDVRAGVVDVGLCRLREEEQGLDVELLLLEPLVCAVPADHRLAALDAVPLAELAGEEFVIFRREDAPRAYDAIVAACHLAGFSPRTSLRGVHDLSELSIIACGLAVTLMPRCSTVVSMAGVVYRPLVEDWAVTPLALVRRAGVRSPVLEEFAGLVREAVEATRGPGRRTRSS; the protein is encoded by the coding sequence GTGGAGTCCCGGGAACTGCGCCACTTCGTGGCGGTGGCGGAAGAGCTCAGCTTCACCCGCGCGGCCGCCCGGCTGGGCATGGCGCAGCCCCCGTTGAGCCAGTCGGTGGCGCGGTTCGAGCGACGGCTCGGGACGCAGTTGTTCGTCCGCGGTGCCCGGCGTGCGCCGACGTTGACCCCCGCGGGTCGGGTCCTGCTGCGGGAAGGACGACGCATCCTGGAGGCCCTCGACGAGGCCGAGCACCTGGTGCGCTCCCTGGAGCACGAGGTCGAACCGTTGCGGGTCGGTTGCATCCCCTCGGTGATGTCGGGGGTCATGCCGCAGGTCGTCCCGCAGTTCCAGCTGGAGCGGCCACGCGGCGGCATCTACCTCTACGAGATCGAGGAGCGCCAGCTCCTCGACGACGTCCGCGCCGGGGTCGTCGACGTCGGGCTGTGCCGGTTGCGCGAGGAGGAGCAGGGGCTCGACGTCGAGCTCCTGCTGCTGGAACCCCTGGTCTGCGCGGTACCCGCCGACCACCGGCTGGCCGCGCTCGACGCGGTGCCGCTCGCGGAGCTCGCGGGCGAGGAGTTCGTCATCTTCCGGCGCGAGGACGCGCCCCGCGCCTACGACGCCATCGTCGCCGCCTGCCACCTGGCGGGCTTCTCACCCCGGACCTCGTTGCGCGGGGTCCACGACCTGTCCGAGTTGTCGATCATCGCGTGCGGACTGGCGGTGACGCTGATGCCCCGGTGCAGCACGGTCGTCTCGATGGCCGGTGTCGTCTACCGGCCCCTGGTGGAGGACTGGGCGGTCACGCCGCTCGCCCTCGTCCGGCGCGCAGGCGTCCGCTCCCCGGTCCTCGAGGAGTTCGCCGGCCTGGTGCGCGAGGCCGTCGAGGCCACGCGCGGGCCGGGCCGGCGCACCAGGTCGTCGTGA
- the solA gene encoding N-methyl-L-tryptophan oxidase, with amino-acid sequence MSTTPSFDADVAVVGLGAWGSSTLWRLAARGVDVIGIERFGIGHELGSTHGATRLFRVACLEHPALVPLAQRSRDLWRELEASSGRTLLDQVGAVMLGPKDGSVVAGTLEAAATHGLAAHEMSLAEVAERFPQFADVDPTHVGVWDPDAGVARPEEGVRAAVAAARTLGARVHADTRVLEVELVPGGVVLHSSARSWRVRQVVVTAGAWLSKLVPNLPLQPRRTPMLWFRPPTPDPSFDIANLPAFIRELDGDMAVWGHGAMLGHGVKIGMQDVGRNFTDCDPDTVDRAISWERDVAEISALVARTFPGVDPQPESVIACLTTNSPDHQFLVGRPGGDSRLLVGGGCSGHGFKHATGVGDALARMAVGEEPHSDMSFADPDRVHVDRPSLLVLR; translated from the coding sequence GTGAGCACCACCCCGTCCTTCGACGCGGACGTCGCCGTCGTCGGCCTCGGCGCCTGGGGATCCTCCACCCTGTGGCGCCTGGCGGCTCGAGGTGTGGATGTGATCGGGATCGAGCGCTTCGGGATCGGCCACGAGCTCGGTTCCACGCACGGCGCCACCCGCCTCTTCCGCGTCGCCTGCCTGGAACACCCGGCGCTCGTCCCCCTCGCCCAGCGTTCCCGTGATCTCTGGCGCGAGCTGGAGGCCTCGAGCGGGCGGACGCTGCTGGACCAGGTCGGGGCGGTCATGCTGGGCCCGAAGGACGGTTCGGTCGTCGCCGGGACCCTGGAGGCCGCCGCGACCCACGGTCTCGCCGCGCACGAGATGTCGTTGGCCGAGGTCGCGGAACGCTTCCCGCAGTTCGCCGACGTCGACCCTACCCACGTCGGAGTCTGGGACCCCGACGCCGGCGTCGCCCGTCCCGAGGAGGGGGTGCGGGCCGCCGTCGCCGCAGCCCGAACGCTCGGTGCGCGGGTCCACGCCGACACCCGCGTGCTCGAGGTGGAACTGGTCCCGGGCGGAGTCGTGCTGCACTCCAGCGCACGGAGCTGGCGAGTCCGGCAGGTCGTCGTCACCGCCGGCGCGTGGTTGTCGAAGCTCGTCCCGAACCTCCCGCTGCAACCCCGGCGCACCCCGATGCTCTGGTTCCGGCCGCCGACCCCGGACCCCTCCTTCGACATCGCGAACCTGCCCGCTTTCATCCGCGAGCTCGACGGCGACATGGCCGTCTGGGGGCACGGCGCGATGCTCGGCCACGGCGTCAAGATCGGCATGCAGGACGTCGGGCGGAACTTCACCGACTGCGACCCCGACACCGTGGACCGCGCGATCTCCTGGGAACGCGACGTCGCCGAGATCTCCGCGCTCGTCGCCCGCACCTTCCCCGGGGTGGACCCGCAGCCCGAGTCCGTCATCGCCTGCCTGACCACCAACAGCCCGGACCACCAGTTCCTCGTCGGCCGTCCCGGTGGCGACTCCCGACTGCTCGTCGGCGGTGGGTGCAGCGGCCACGGCTTCAAGCACGCCACCGGCGTGGGCGACGCACTGGCCCGGATGGCGGTCGGGGAGGAACCGCACAGCGACATGTCCTTCGCCGACCCGGACCGCGTCCACGTCGACCGTCCCTCGTTGCTCGTCCTCCGCTGA
- a CDS encoding ABC transporter substrate-binding protein: protein MNVLRRRNLLLLASAAVVVLTGCGSAESTAAGTLREGTIRVGTTSDTKPYAYAEDGKYTGFDVEVLEEAASRMDLTPEFVAQDFSAILPAVANGQVDVGVASISATAERKKSVDFTDVYFIGYLGIVTAADSGITDAAESLSGKRLGLVQGTIQDAYAQENFPGAEIVRFPDNNSAISALTAGTVDAHFLDLPPANDYVASSDGALHVAMEIPVPDFPVGMAVKKGNSALLDGLNQQITDMIADGSWLEIEKRYFPDQPVPEQFQPAAS from the coding sequence GTGAACGTTCTGCGCCGCAGGAACCTCCTCCTCCTCGCCTCTGCCGCCGTCGTGGTCCTCACCGGGTGCGGCAGCGCCGAGTCCACCGCCGCGGGAACGCTGCGCGAGGGGACCATCAGGGTAGGGACGACCAGCGACACCAAGCCCTACGCCTACGCCGAGGACGGGAAGTACACAGGGTTCGACGTCGAGGTCCTCGAGGAGGCGGCCTCCCGGATGGACCTGACACCGGAGTTCGTCGCCCAGGACTTCTCCGCCATCCTGCCCGCCGTCGCCAACGGCCAGGTGGACGTGGGCGTGGCCTCGATCAGCGCCACCGCCGAACGCAAGAAGTCGGTCGACTTCACGGACGTGTACTTCATCGGCTACCTCGGCATCGTGACCGCCGCCGACAGCGGCATCACCGACGCCGCGGAGAGCCTCTCGGGCAAACGCCTGGGGCTGGTGCAGGGCACCATCCAGGACGCCTACGCCCAGGAGAACTTCCCCGGTGCGGAGATCGTCCGCTTCCCGGACAACAACTCCGCGATCTCCGCCCTCACCGCGGGTACGGTCGACGCGCACTTCCTCGACCTGCCACCCGCCAACGACTACGTCGCCTCCTCCGACGGTGCGCTGCACGTGGCGATGGAGATCCCGGTGCCGGACTTCCCGGTCGGCATGGCGGTCAAGAAGGGCAACAGCGCACTGCTGGACGGCTTGAACCAGCAGATCACCGACATGATCGCCGATGGCAGCTGGCTGGAGATCGAGAAGCGGTACTTCCCCGACCAGCCCGTGCCCGAGCAGTTCCAGCCGGCCGCGAGCTGA
- a CDS encoding amino acid ABC transporter permease — translation MVAVIPDVLAYGLRNTLVLAASATVVGIVLGMVVAVMGVSRRRWLRVPARVYTDVFRGLPAILTILLIGQGLAPLTSQWFRGNPYPLGILALSLIASAYIGEIFRSGIQSVDAGQLKACRALGMSYASAMRLVVVPQGVRRVLPALVNQFIAIIKDSSLVYFLGLLTSQRELFRVGQDAAVTSGNLSPLVTVGLCYLVITVPLTYLVNWTDDRLRTGARVKHVTEIDPRAIEIERSDREVAERAGR, via the coding sequence ATGGTCGCGGTCATCCCCGACGTGCTGGCCTACGGTCTCCGCAACACCCTCGTGCTCGCGGCCTCCGCCACCGTCGTCGGGATCGTCCTGGGCATGGTCGTCGCGGTCATGGGCGTCTCACGACGCCGGTGGCTGCGCGTTCCCGCCCGCGTCTACACCGACGTGTTCCGCGGCCTGCCGGCGATCCTCACCATCCTGCTCATCGGTCAGGGTCTGGCCCCGCTGACGTCGCAGTGGTTCCGGGGAAACCCCTACCCGCTGGGCATCCTCGCCCTGAGCCTCATCGCCTCGGCCTACATCGGGGAGATCTTCCGCTCCGGCATCCAGAGCGTCGACGCCGGCCAGCTCAAGGCCTGTCGCGCCCTGGGGATGTCCTACGCCTCGGCGATGCGTCTCGTCGTCGTCCCGCAAGGGGTCCGACGCGTCCTGCCGGCCTTGGTCAACCAGTTCATCGCCATCATCAAGGACTCCTCGCTGGTCTACTTCCTCGGCCTGCTGACCAGCCAGCGCGAACTGTTCCGGGTCGGGCAGGACGCGGCCGTCACCTCGGGCAACCTGTCCCCGCTGGTCACCGTCGGGTTGTGCTACCTCGTCATCACCGTCCCGCTGACCTACCTCGTGAACTGGACCGACGACCGCCTGCGGACGGGCGCTCGGGTGAAGCACGTCACCGAGATCGACCCCCGCGCCATCGAGATCGAACGCAGCGACCGTGAGGTCGCGGAAAGGGCAGGCCGGTGA
- a CDS encoding amino acid ABC transporter ATP-binding protein: MNATTPLTGSDTVPEVHASSLEVRGLTKSFGDHEVLRGVSLTVGAGRTACVIGPSGSGKSTLLHCVNRLEEPSGGDVLLGGRSMLGESPDVLRRRVGTVFQHFNLFPHKTVLANIVLPLRTVRKLSAAEAERIAVERLTEVGLAAKAGHRPANLSGGQQQRVAIARALAMEPEVMLFDEATSALDPELVKGVLALMQGLAEHGMTMLVVTHEMGFARQVADEVVFMDRGLVVEHAPPQELFGDPRTQRLRSFLSQVL, encoded by the coding sequence GTGAACGCCACCACACCCCTGACCGGGTCGGACACGGTTCCCGAGGTCCACGCCTCCAGCCTGGAGGTGCGCGGACTCACGAAGTCCTTCGGCGACCACGAGGTCCTGCGCGGAGTCTCGCTGACGGTCGGCGCAGGTCGCACGGCCTGCGTCATCGGCCCCTCCGGCTCCGGGAAGTCGACGCTGCTGCACTGCGTGAACCGCCTCGAGGAACCGTCCGGGGGTGACGTGCTGCTCGGCGGCCGCAGCATGCTGGGCGAGAGCCCCGACGTCCTGCGGCGTCGGGTCGGGACGGTGTTCCAGCACTTCAACCTGTTCCCGCACAAGACCGTCCTCGCGAACATCGTCCTGCCGTTGCGAACGGTCCGGAAGCTCTCGGCCGCCGAAGCCGAGCGGATCGCGGTGGAGCGGCTGACCGAGGTCGGGTTGGCGGCGAAGGCCGGGCACCGACCGGCGAACCTCTCCGGCGGTCAGCAGCAGCGGGTCGCCATCGCGCGCGCCTTGGCCATGGAACCGGAGGTGATGCTGTTCGACGAGGCGACGTCGGCCCTCGACCCCGAACTCGTGAAGGGCGTCCTGGCCCTCATGCAGGGACTCGCCGAACACGGCATGACCATGCTCGTGGTGACCCACGAGATGGGGTTCGCCCGCCAGGTCGCCGACGAGGTCGTGTTCATGGACCGCGGTCTCGTCGTCGAGCACGCCCCGCCGCAGGAGTTGTTCGGTGACCCCCGCACGCAGCGGCTGCGCAGCTTCTTGTCCCAGGTGCTGTGA
- a CDS encoding DNA polymerase: MDVTTDLRALGRVPELGLVVVPGGLGLAAGGHRWAVATTEPADLLRALEAEFAPRWTWWSASTALGRVAPVHLARCHDLAAVHRLAFGGAREDAGAVWAGAHDRPAPPPPSRRPLAAHGTGLLDLDGAGADDEPVREDGQVSPTWAEGSAFDVDLPLRLERAARWAELALAVAVAQSRVLATLPDGRVTPGGPPLAVQTAFAESAAAVLAVELSRTGLPVDRSTAEAIVSDAVGPRPSSPGDEQRLRALRDAPVREHLGEIDLRNPAQVLSGLRGLGFDVTDTRAWRLERLRDAHPGIAALLSWRKGERLATTYGYRWLDEHVGPDGRLRGEWSSADAAAGRMTAQAGLHNLPAELRPAVAAERGHVLVRADLGQVEPRVLAAVSHDPGFVAATQADDLYAPVAAALAVDRPTAKVAVLAAMYGQTSGAAGEALKRMDRAYPSALGYLRAAEEAGRQGQDVRTYGGRRVRMYEIADGGDAGAAIAARGRFARNAVVQGAAAELFKAWAATVRAGLSGTGGRIVLCLHDELLLHVPEAEARQAAELLTAALDQTAARWSAGSGVRFVADVSIVGRWSEAK, from the coding sequence GTGGACGTGACGACTGACCTGCGCGCTCTGGGCCGGGTGCCGGAGCTGGGACTCGTCGTCGTGCCCGGCGGTCTCGGGCTGGCCGCGGGTGGCCACCGCTGGGCCGTGGCCACCACCGAACCCGCCGACCTGCTACGCGCGCTGGAGGCGGAGTTCGCGCCCCGCTGGACGTGGTGGTCGGCGTCCACCGCGCTCGGCCGCGTCGCTCCGGTGCACCTGGCCCGGTGTCACGACCTCGCCGCGGTGCACCGGCTGGCGTTCGGCGGCGCGCGCGAGGACGCCGGCGCCGTCTGGGCGGGCGCGCACGACCGTCCCGCTCCCCCACCACCCTCGCGGCGGCCTCTCGCCGCCCACGGCACCGGCCTCCTCGACCTCGACGGGGCGGGGGCCGACGACGAGCCCGTCCGCGAGGACGGCCAGGTGTCACCCACCTGGGCCGAGGGGTCGGCCTTCGACGTCGACCTGCCGCTGCGGCTGGAGCGGGCCGCGCGCTGGGCCGAACTGGCGCTGGCCGTCGCGGTAGCGCAGTCCCGGGTCCTCGCCACCCTGCCCGACGGGCGGGTCACCCCCGGCGGGCCACCCCTGGCGGTCCAGACCGCGTTCGCGGAGTCGGCGGCGGCCGTGCTCGCCGTGGAACTGTCACGGACCGGATTGCCGGTGGACCGGAGCACCGCCGAGGCGATCGTCAGCGACGCCGTGGGCCCGCGCCCCTCCTCCCCCGGCGACGAGCAGCGGCTGCGCGCCCTGCGCGACGCACCGGTCCGCGAACACCTCGGGGAGATCGACCTGCGCAACCCCGCCCAGGTGCTGTCGGGGCTGCGCGGTCTGGGGTTCGACGTCACCGACACCCGGGCCTGGCGCCTGGAACGCCTGCGTGACGCGCACCCGGGGATCGCGGCCCTCCTGTCGTGGCGCAAGGGCGAACGACTGGCGACCACGTACGGCTACCGGTGGCTGGACGAGCACGTCGGTCCCGACGGCCGGTTGCGGGGCGAGTGGTCCTCGGCCGACGCGGCGGCCGGGCGGATGACGGCACAGGCCGGTCTGCACAACCTGCCGGCGGAACTCCGCCCCGCCGTCGCGGCCGAGCGGGGACACGTCCTCGTCCGGGCGGACCTCGGGCAGGTGGAACCCCGGGTCCTCGCGGCCGTCTCGCACGACCCGGGCTTCGTCGCCGCGACGCAGGCCGACGACCTCTACGCCCCCGTCGCCGCCGCGCTCGCCGTCGACCGCCCCACGGCCAAGGTCGCCGTGCTGGCCGCGATGTACGGGCAGACCTCCGGCGCGGCGGGCGAGGCCCTGAAGCGGATGGACCGCGCGTACCCGAGCGCGCTGGGCTACCTGCGCGCGGCGGAGGAGGCCGGTCGTCAGGGGCAGGACGTCCGGACCTACGGCGGGCGGCGGGTGCGGATGTACGAGATCGCCGACGGCGGCGACGCGGGGGCCGCGATCGCCGCCCGGGGGCGGTTCGCCCGCAACGCCGTCGTCCAGGGTGCCGCCGCGGAACTGTTCAAGGCGTGGGCGGCGACGGTCCGGGCCGGGTTGTCCGGCACCGGGGGACGGATCGTGCTGTGCCTGCACGACGAACTGCTGCTGCACGTCCCGGAGGCCGAGGCGCGGCAGGCCGCAGAACTCCTGACCGCCGCCCTGGACCAGACCGCCGCCCGCTGGTCGGCGGGCAGCGGGGTGCGCTTCGTCGCCGACGTCTCGATCGTCGGGCGGTGGTCGGAGGCGAAGTAG
- a CDS encoding ATP-dependent 6-phosphofructokinase yields MAEPIDSPARREPIDFTVEALGPRTVDSPLAPRLQARRTTHHYIEETDRVLFDDTLSKVSRRDGDLEDLPSLEPTGPRKKIFFDPSKTRVGIVTCGGLCPGINNVIRGLVSELTTHYGVRRIHGFKNGYQGFIPRYGHDVVDLTPESVGNIDGEGGTILGTSRGQQDAVEVVDCLERMGISILFVIGGDGTMRGAQKISAEIKERDLKIAIVGIPKTIDNDIPFIDQSFGFQSAFSEATRSIRSAKVEARTAPNGVSIVKLMGRHSGFIACYAALAQNDADFVLIPEVPFSLEGPGGFLEKLREKVATQGHALVVAAEGAGQELFDDDGLKDASGNKKLQDVGRLLRQAITDDFAKHDLELNMRYIDPSYVIRSVPANPYDSVYCIRLAHAAVHAAMAGRTNMVVGRWRRRFVHIPIALAVSARNQVDPHGDLWWSVLEATGQPWSFGEFAAEHVSAFGGQ; encoded by the coding sequence ATGGCTGAGCCCATCGACAGTCCCGCGCGTCGTGAGCCGATCGACTTCACCGTCGAGGCGCTCGGACCGCGCACCGTCGACTCCCCGCTCGCCCCCCGCCTCCAGGCCCGGCGCACGACGCACCACTACATCGAGGAGACCGACCGCGTCCTCTTCGACGACACCCTCTCCAAGGTGTCCCGTCGCGACGGGGACCTCGAGGACCTGCCCAGCCTCGAACCCACCGGGCCGCGGAAGAAGATCTTCTTCGACCCCTCCAAGACCCGCGTCGGGATCGTCACCTGCGGTGGGCTCTGCCCGGGCATCAACAACGTCATCCGCGGCCTGGTCTCCGAGCTCACCACCCACTACGGCGTCCGCCGGATCCACGGGTTCAAGAACGGCTACCAGGGCTTCATCCCGCGCTACGGCCACGACGTCGTCGACCTGACGCCCGAGTCGGTGGGCAACATCGACGGTGAGGGCGGCACGATCCTCGGGACCTCCCGCGGCCAGCAGGACGCCGTCGAGGTCGTGGACTGCCTCGAGCGCATGGGCATCTCGATCCTCTTCGTCATCGGCGGCGACGGCACCATGCGCGGCGCGCAGAAGATCTCCGCCGAGATCAAGGAACGTGACCTCAAGATCGCGATCGTCGGCATCCCGAAGACGATCGACAACGACATCCCCTTCATCGACCAGAGCTTCGGCTTCCAGTCGGCCTTCAGCGAGGCCACCCGGTCGATCCGCTCGGCGAAGGTCGAGGCGCGGACGGCGCCCAACGGCGTCAGCATCGTCAAGCTCATGGGGCGCCACTCGGGCTTCATCGCCTGCTACGCCGCGCTCGCCCAGAACGACGCCGACTTCGTGCTGATCCCCGAGGTGCCGTTCAGCCTCGAGGGCCCCGGCGGGTTCCTCGAGAAGCTCCGCGAGAAGGTCGCGACCCAGGGCCACGCCCTCGTCGTCGCTGCGGAAGGTGCCGGGCAGGAGCTCTTCGACGACGACGGACTCAAGGACGCGTCCGGGAACAAGAAGCTCCAGGACGTCGGCCGGCTGCTGCGCCAGGCCATCACCGACGACTTCGCCAAGCACGACCTCGAGCTCAACATGCGCTACATCGACCCGAGCTACGTCATCCGCAGCGTGCCGGCGAACCCCTACGACAGCGTCTACTGCATCCGGCTCGCGCACGCCGCGGTCCACGCCGCGATGGCCGGCCGGACGAACATGGTGGTCGGGCGGTGGCGCCGACGCTTCGTGCACATCCCCATCGCCCTCGCCGTCTCGGCCCGCAACCAGGTCGACCCGCACGGCGACCTGTGGTGGTCGGTGCTGGAGGCGACGGGTCAGCCGTGGTCCTTCGGCGAGTTCGCCGCCGAGCACGTCAGCGCCTTCGGCGGCCAGTGA